One genomic segment of Profundibacter amoris includes these proteins:
- a CDS encoding aminopeptidase P family protein, which yields MFQNFEVTSTPEKGPARLALLRQEIARAGLDGFLVPRADAHQGEYVAPCDARLAWLTGFTGSAGFCAALMDQAGVFVDGRYRTQVKSQVDPEHFTPVDWPETTLADWLKQALPDGGKVGFDPWLHTKGEMEKLAGCGVELVAVDNLVDRIWADRPPRPSGKIIEYPVEFAGETAEAKRKRIAADIKNAGAQAAVLTLPDSICWLLNIRGSDIERNPVVQAFAILHADGRVDLFTDPAKAEGLALEVQPWEAFEPALMALQGVVRVDPDTAPVAVSDILQGAGIEVQAKADPCILPKARKNSAEIAGTRAAHLRDGVAMVNFLAWLDRAAPKGGLSEIDVVTKLEGFRRDTGALRDISFETICGAGPNGAIIHYRVTQETNREIRKGELLLVDSGGQYLDGTTDITRTVAVGDVGNEEKTCYTRVLQGMIALSRVRFPKGLAGRDLDALARYPLWLAGQDYNHGTGHGVGTYLSVHEGPQRISKVSDVPLETGMILSNEPGYYREGAFGTRIENLIVVQPAPALKGADARDMMAFETLTYVPIDRRLIKVDMLSRGERDWLDAYHAKTLEMLSPLVKGETLDWLTRACAPL from the coding sequence ATGTTCCAGAATTTCGAGGTGACATCGACGCCCGAAAAGGGACCGGCGCGACTGGCATTGTTGCGGCAGGAAATCGCGCGCGCTGGGCTGGACGGGTTTCTGGTGCCGCGTGCAGATGCGCATCAGGGCGAATATGTCGCCCCCTGTGACGCGCGACTGGCATGGCTGACGGGATTTACCGGATCAGCAGGATTTTGTGCCGCGCTGATGGATCAGGCGGGGGTGTTCGTGGACGGACGCTATCGCACGCAGGTGAAATCGCAGGTCGATCCAGAACATTTCACGCCGGTGGACTGGCCGGAAACGACGCTTGCGGACTGGTTGAAGCAGGCCTTGCCCGATGGTGGCAAGGTCGGTTTTGATCCGTGGCTACACACCAAAGGCGAGATGGAAAAGCTGGCCGGTTGCGGTGTGGAACTGGTGGCGGTGGATAATCTGGTGGACCGGATATGGGCGGATCGCCCGCCACGACCCAGTGGCAAGATCATAGAGTATCCTGTTGAATTTGCCGGAGAAACAGCCGAAGCTAAGCGCAAGCGTATTGCCGCAGATATAAAGAACGCCGGTGCACAGGCGGCTGTTCTGACCCTGCCCGACAGCATTTGCTGGCTGCTGAACATTCGCGGCAGCGACATCGAGCGCAACCCCGTGGTGCAGGCATTTGCCATTCTGCACGCGGACGGGCGGGTTGATCTGTTCACCGATCCGGCCAAAGCCGAGGGGCTGGCGCTGGAGGTGCAGCCCTGGGAGGCGTTTGAACCTGCCTTGATGGCGTTGCAAGGCGTGGTGCGGGTTGATCCCGATACGGCGCCGGTGGCCGTAAGTGATATATTGCAGGGCGCGGGTATCGAGGTGCAGGCCAAAGCCGACCCCTGCATCCTGCCCAAAGCCCGCAAGAACTCCGCCGAAATTGCCGGCACCCGCGCGGCGCATTTGCGCGACGGGGTGGCGATGGTGAATTTTCTGGCCTGGTTGGACCGGGCCGCGCCCAAGGGCGGGTTGAGTGAAATCGACGTGGTCACAAAGCTGGAAGGGTTCCGGCGCGACACCGGTGCACTGCGCGACATCAGCTTTGAAACCATCTGCGGCGCGGGGCCGAACGGGGCGATCATCCATTATCGGGTGACGCAGGAAACCAATCGCGAAATCCGCAAAGGCGAATTGCTGCTGGTCGACAGCGGCGGGCAATATCTGGACGGCACCACCGACATCACCCGCACTGTGGCTGTTGGCGATGTGGGAAACGAGGAAAAAACCTGTTATACCCGTGTGTTGCAAGGCATGATTGCCCTGTCCCGCGTGCGATTTCCCAAGGGGCTGGCGGGGCGCGATCTGGATGCGCTGGCGCGTTATCCGCTGTGGCTGGCGGGGCAGGATTATAACCATGGCACCGGCCACGGGGTGGGCACCTATCTGTCGGTTCACGAGGGTCCGCAGCGGATTTCCAAGGTTTCGGATGTGCCACTGGAAACCGGCATGATCCTGTCGAACGAGCCGGGCTACTACCGCGAGGGGGCCTTTGGTACCCGCATTGAAAACCTGATCGTGGTACAACCGGCCCCTGCCCTGAAAGGCGCGGACGCGCGCGATATGATGGCATTTGAAACCCTGACCTATGTGCCGATCGACCGGCGACTGATCAAGGTGGACATGTTAAGTCGCGGCGAGCGTGACTGGCTGGATGCCTATCATGCAAAGACCCTCGAAATGTTGTCCCCCTTGGTCAAAGGAGAAACCCTTGACTGGTTGACCCGCGCCTGTGCGCCCTTATAA
- the cobT gene encoding cobaltochelatase subunit CobT yields the protein MTKPTDNPADPFKKALTEATKVMADDPELSVSFTVDPPGATQDTVRLPQVTRRMTHDEVLLARGTADALALRHKHHDIATHARYAPQGELARGIYEAMENARCEAVGARDMPGTLGNIDAKIADEAMRRGYGEITDQAEAPLSEAAGYLVRQLATGRDLPADAQNVLDLWKGFFEEKAGGTLDSLQDMLADQADFARFTRQVIADLGYGDQLGDDPDAEDDDSDEQSEESDEQDDNPDSQGQDDEQEEAEASPEQSQDEQQDQSQASVTMDDMADMEQGDEAELPEGEAPMDPPPPAPVSEADPDYKVYCTDFDEEIRAEDLAEPAELERLRAYLDQQLEPLKGAVSRLANKLQRRLQAQQNRAWEFDLEEGILDAGRLARVVANPTTPLSFKIEKDTEFRDTCVTLLIDNSGSMRGRPISIAAICADVLARTLERCQVKVEILGFTTRAWKGGQSREKWLNAGREQVPGRLNDLRHIIYKAADAPWRRVRPNLGLMMKEGLLKENIDGEALEWAHRRMVGRPEARKILMVISDGAPVDDSTLSVNPANYLEKHLRDVIEMVEKKKLVELLAIGIGHDVTRYYDRAVTITDVEQLAGAMTEQLASLFDSDPRARARVMGIKRAS from the coding sequence ATGACCAAACCAACCGACAACCCCGCCGACCCGTTTAAAAAGGCGCTAACCGAGGCCACCAAAGTGATGGCCGACGACCCCGAGCTGTCGGTCTCTTTCACCGTGGACCCTCCGGGGGCAACGCAGGACACCGTGCGCCTGCCGCAGGTCACCCGCCGGATGACCCATGACGAGGTGCTGCTGGCCCGTGGCACGGCGGATGCTCTGGCCCTGCGCCACAAGCACCACGACATCGCCACCCACGCCCGCTATGCCCCGCAAGGGGAACTGGCGCGCGGCATCTATGAGGCGATGGAAAACGCCCGTTGCGAGGCCGTAGGCGCGCGCGACATGCCCGGCACTCTGGGCAACATCGACGCCAAAATCGCCGACGAGGCCATGCGCCGCGGCTATGGCGAGATCACTGATCAGGCCGAAGCCCCCCTAAGCGAGGCGGCCGGTTATCTGGTGCGCCAACTGGCCACGGGCCGTGACCTGCCCGCGGATGCGCAAAACGTGCTGGACCTGTGGAAAGGGTTTTTTGAGGAAAAAGCCGGCGGCACGCTGGACTCCTTGCAGGATATGCTGGCCGATCAGGCCGATTTCGCCCGTTTCACGCGCCAAGTGATTGCCGATCTGGGCTATGGCGACCAGTTGGGCGATGATCCCGACGCCGAGGATGACGACAGCGACGAGCAATCCGAGGAAAGCGACGAGCAGGACGACAACCCCGACAGCCAGGGGCAGGATGACGAGCAGGAAGAGGCCGAGGCCAGCCCCGAGCAATCACAGGACGAACAGCAGGATCAGTCCCAAGCCAGCGTCACAATGGACGACATGGCCGATATGGAGCAGGGCGACGAGGCCGAACTGCCCGAGGGCGAGGCGCCGATGGACCCGCCGCCCCCTGCCCCTGTGTCCGAGGCCGATCCGGACTACAAGGTTTACTGCACCGATTTCGACGAGGAAATCCGCGCCGAGGATCTGGCCGAACCGGCCGAGCTGGAACGCCTGCGCGCCTATCTGGATCAGCAGTTGGAACCGCTGAAGGGCGCTGTTTCACGCCTTGCCAACAAATTGCAGCGCCGCCTTCAGGCGCAACAGAACCGCGCGTGGGAATTTGATCTGGAAGAAGGGATACTCGATGCGGGCCGTCTGGCGCGGGTGGTGGCAAACCCGACGACTCCTCTGTCCTTCAAGATCGAAAAAGACACCGAATTTCGCGACACCTGCGTAACCCTGCTGATCGACAATTCCGGTTCCATGCGGGGCCGTCCGATTTCGATTGCCGCGATCTGTGCCGATGTTCTGGCCCGCACACTGGAACGCTGTCAGGTCAAGGTGGAGATTCTGGGCTTTACCACGCGGGCGTGGAAGGGCGGCCAAAGCCGTGAAAAATGGCTGAATGCGGGGCGCGAACAGGTGCCCGGCCGTCTGAACGATCTGCGCCACATAATTTACAAGGCGGCGGATGCCCCTTGGCGCCGCGTGCGCCCCAATCTGGGGCTGATGATGAAAGAGGGACTGCTGAAAGAAAACATCGACGGCGAGGCGCTGGAATGGGCGCACCGGCGCATGGTGGGCCGCCCCGAAGCGCGCAAAATCCTGATGGTAATTTCCGATGGTGCGCCGGTGGATGATTCAACTTTGTCGGTCAACCCCGCGAATTATCTGGAAAAACACCTGCGCGATGTGATCGAGATGGTCGAGAAGAAGAAGCTGGTGGAACTGCTGGCGATCGGCATCGGCCACGACGTGACCCGCTATTACGACCGCGCAGTGACGATCACCGATGTGGAACAACTGGCCGGTGCGATGACCGAACAACTAGCGTCTTTGTTTGACAGTGACCCACGCGCACGGGCGCGGGTAATGGGGATCAAGCGCGCATCGTAG
- the cobS gene encoding cobaltochelatase subunit CobS: protein MDSTTKPTEEISVREVFGVDTDMPVKKFEERTERVPEIDPTYKFDPETTLAILAGFSHNRRVIIQGYHGTGKSTHIEQVAARLNWPCVRVNLDSHISRIDLIGKDAIKLRDGMQVTEFQEGILPAALRTNTAIVFDEYDAGRADVMFVIQRVLEHDGKLTLMDQNEVITPHPSFRLFATSNTVGLGDTTGLYHGTQQINQAQMDRWSMVATLNYLSHDAESAIVLSKNPIYNTDSGRKTISQMVTVADLTRTAFMNGDLSTVMSPRTVINWAQNATIFRNVGYAFRLSFLNKCDELERQTVAEFYQRCFDEELPESAASVSLG, encoded by the coding sequence ATGGACAGCACCACAAAACCCACCGAAGAAATTTCAGTCCGCGAGGTCTTTGGCGTCGACACAGACATGCCCGTCAAAAAATTCGAGGAACGCACCGAACGCGTGCCCGAAATCGACCCGACCTATAAATTCGACCCGGAAACCACTCTGGCCATCCTTGCCGGATTCAGCCACAACCGGCGGGTGATCATCCAGGGCTATCACGGCACCGGCAAATCGACCCACATCGAACAGGTCGCCGCCCGCCTGAACTGGCCCTGCGTGCGCGTCAATCTGGACAGCCACATCAGCCGGATCGACCTGATCGGCAAGGACGCGATTAAACTGCGCGACGGTATGCAGGTCACCGAATTTCAAGAGGGCATCCTGCCCGCTGCCCTGCGCACCAACACCGCCATCGTATTTGACGAATACGATGCGGGGCGCGCCGATGTGATGTTCGTGATCCAGCGGGTGCTTGAACATGACGGCAAACTGACACTGATGGACCAGAACGAGGTGATTACACCGCATCCGTCCTTCCGCCTGTTCGCCACCTCGAACACCGTGGGCCTTGGCGATACCACCGGCCTTTACCACGGCACGCAACAAATCAATCAGGCGCAGATGGACCGCTGGTCGATGGTCGCCACGCTGAACTACTTGTCGCATGACGCCGAAAGCGCGATCGTGCTGTCGAAAAACCCGATCTACAACACGGATTCGGGCCGCAAGACGATCAGCCAGATGGTGACCGTCGCCGACCTGACCCGCACCGCGTTCATGAACGGCGATCTGTCCACCGTGATGTCGCCGCGCACCGTGATCAACTGGGCACAAAACGCCACGATTTTCCGCAATGTGGGTTATGCCTTCCGCCTGTCGTTCCTGAACAAATGCGACGAGCTGGAGCGCCAGACGGTCGCCGAATTCTATCAGCGCTGCTTTGACGAGGAACTGCCCGAAAGCGCGGCGAGCGTTAGCCTTGGTTAG
- the msrB gene encoding peptide-methionine (R)-S-oxide reductase MsrB, with product MNRRAMLTSGFAAAAALGMGTLRINASTEEFEIMRSEAEWRKRLSAKAYNVLREEGTERAFTSPLNDEHRKGVFACAGCDLPLYSSETKYESGTGWPSFWKPLPNAIGTKEDNTLFSRRTEVHCRRCGGHLGHVFDDGPKPTGKRYCMNGVALKFVAA from the coding sequence ATGAACAGACGAGCCATGCTGACATCGGGATTTGCCGCGGCTGCGGCCCTTGGAATGGGCACCCTGCGGATCAATGCGTCGACCGAGGAATTCGAAATCATGCGCAGCGAGGCGGAATGGCGTAAACGGCTATCTGCCAAGGCCTATAATGTATTGCGCGAGGAAGGCACCGAGCGCGCCTTTACCAGCCCGCTGAATGACGAGCACCGCAAAGGGGTGTTTGCCTGTGCCGGTTGTGATCTGCCGCTGTATTCATCCGAGACCAAATACGAAAGCGGCACCGGCTGGCCATCGTTCTGGAAGCCCTTGCCCAATGCGATTGGCACCAAAGAGGACAACACCCTGTTCAGCCGTCGCACCGAAGTGCATTGCCGCCGCTGTGGCGGGCATCTGGGGCATGTGTTTGACGATGGCCCAAAGCCGACCGGCAAACGCTATTGCATGAACGGTGTGGCGCTGAAGTTTGTCGCGGCCTGA
- a CDS encoding J domain-containing protein: protein MVKDDPFGFDISVSSDKKKRTRGRRGMSGAFETSTRVCEHEGCEEAGKYRAPRSPDAVDDYLWFCKTHVREYNLKWNFFDGSPEEAVAAQMDKDRVWERETKPFKKTDEERAWARLGVDDPHQVLGANATQNPGRSITGTRKLPPTERQAIEVLEAKDHWTKAEVRKQYKKLIKVLHPDLNGGDRSQEEQLQLVVWAWEQIKTSRHFKT from the coding sequence ATGGTTAAAGACGATCCCTTCGGGTTTGATATCTCTGTGTCGTCAGACAAAAAGAAACGCACGCGCGGACGGCGCGGGATGTCGGGTGCCTTTGAAACCTCGACACGGGTCTGCGAGCACGAGGGCTGCGAAGAAGCGGGCAAATACCGCGCCCCCCGTTCGCCCGACGCGGTGGACGACTACCTGTGGTTCTGCAAGACCCATGTGCGCGAATATAACCTGAAATGGAACTTCTTCGACGGCTCGCCCGAAGAAGCGGTTGCGGCCCAAATGGACAAGGACCGCGTTTGGGAACGCGAAACCAAACCCTTCAAGAAAACCGACGAGGAACGCGCATGGGCGCGTCTGGGTGTAGATGACCCGCATCAGGTTCTGGGCGCCAACGCCACCCAGAATCCGGGTCGCTCGATCACCGGCACCCGCAAACTGCCCCCCACCGAACGTCAGGCCATCGAGGTACTCGAGGCCAAGGACCACTGGACCAAAGCCGAGGTGCGCAAACAGTATAAAAAGCTGATCAAGGTGCTGCACCCGGATCTGAATGGCGGGGATCGTTCACAAGAGGAACAGTTGCAACTGGTGGTCTGGGCGTGGGAACAGATCAAAACCAGCCGCCACTTCAAAACCTGA
- a CDS encoding BolA family protein translates to MSVETQINEKLQAAFSPSVLQVINESSQHAGHAGHDGSNESHFRIIIQADAFDDMSRLARHRALHAALGEELIGRIHALALEING, encoded by the coding sequence ATGTCAGTAGAAACGCAGATAAATGAGAAATTGCAGGCAGCGTTTTCGCCAAGTGTGCTGCAAGTGATCAATGAAAGCAGCCAACATGCAGGCCACGCCGGTCATGATGGCAGCAACGAGAGCCATTTTCGCATTATAATTCAGGCAGATGCGTTTGATGATATGAGCCGCCTTGCCCGTCACCGCGCGCTACATGCGGCACTGGGCGAGGAATTGATCGGGCGGATTCACGCGCTTGCGCTGGAAATCAACGGCTGA
- a CDS encoding DUF4177 domain-containing protein, producing the protein MPNFEYKVVPAPKKGLKGKGIKGAEEKFANALATVMNELGADGWEYQRSDTLPSEERSGLRGKTTVFHNVLVFRRKIATKAETSTATRNPVTPRPVRKAPEQHAPLLDSALAKESRTAPAVGPATEATEVRDPRVGSDGQ; encoded by the coding sequence ATGCCGAATTTCGAGTATAAAGTTGTGCCAGCCCCCAAGAAGGGCCTGAAAGGCAAAGGTATCAAAGGGGCCGAGGAAAAATTCGCCAACGCTCTGGCTACGGTCATGAACGAACTGGGGGCTGATGGCTGGGAATACCAGCGCTCTGACACCCTTCCCAGCGAAGAACGCTCGGGGCTGCGCGGCAAGACAACGGTCTTTCACAATGTGCTGGTGTTTCGCCGCAAGATTGCCACCAAGGCCGAAACATCGACCGCAACACGCAATCCTGTCACCCCGCGTCCCGTCAGGAAAGCCCCGGAACAACACGCACCGTTACTGGACAGCGCATTAGCAAAAGAATCACGAACTGCCCCTGCTGTCGGCCCCGCCACCGAAGCAACCGAGGTCAGAGACCCGCGTGTTGGTTCTGACGGGCAATAA
- the gatB gene encoding Asp-tRNA(Asn)/Glu-tRNA(Gln) amidotransferase subunit GatB encodes MLDLTYTAPAPKVISGAKHDWELVIGLEVHAQVSSNAKLFSGASTQFGAEPNSNVAFVDAAMPGMLPVINEYCVEQAVRTGLGLKADINLYSAFDRKNYFYPDLPQGYQISQLYHPIVGEGEVLVEMGEGVARVVRIERIHLEQDAGKSIHDMDPNMSFVDLNRTGVALMEIVSRPDIRGPEEAAAYVTKLRQILRYLGTCDGNMQNGNLRADVNVSICRPGDYERYMETQDFDHLGTRCEIKNMNSMRFMQAAIDFEARRQIAILEDGGTVSQETRLYDPDKNETRSMRSKEEAHDYRYFPCPDLLPLTIEQDWVDDIAKTLPELPDDKKLRFISEFGLSDYDASVLTADVANAAFFEDVAKGRDGKLAANWVINELFGRLKKDEKTIKHSPVSAEQLGGIIALITKGDISGKIAKELFEIVYTEGGDPAEIVESRGMKQVTDMGAIEAAVDEIMAANPAQVEKAKENPKLAGWFVGQVMKATGGKANPKAVNEIIAKKLNG; translated from the coding sequence ATGCTCGACCTGACCTATACCGCCCCCGCCCCCAAAGTTATCAGTGGCGCCAAACACGACTGGGAACTGGTGATCGGTCTGGAAGTGCACGCGCAGGTGTCCAGCAATGCCAAACTGTTTTCCGGCGCCTCGACCCAATTCGGGGCCGAGCCGAATTCAAATGTGGCCTTCGTTGACGCCGCCATGCCCGGCATGTTGCCCGTGATCAACGAATACTGCGTGGAACAGGCGGTGCGCACCGGTCTGGGGTTAAAGGCCGACATCAACCTTTATTCCGCTTTTGATCGCAAGAATTACTTCTACCCCGACCTGCCGCAGGGCTACCAGATTTCACAGCTTTACCACCCGATTGTCGGCGAAGGCGAAGTGCTGGTGGAAATGGGCGAAGGCGTGGCCCGCGTGGTGCGGATTGAACGCATCCATCTGGAGCAGGACGCGGGCAAATCCATTCACGACATGGACCCGAATATGTCCTTTGTCGACCTGAACCGCACCGGGGTGGCGCTGATGGAAATCGTATCCCGCCCCGACATCCGCGGCCCCGAAGAGGCCGCCGCCTATGTCACCAAGCTGCGCCAGATCCTGCGCTATCTGGGCACTTGCGACGGTAACATGCAAAACGGCAACCTGCGGGCGGATGTGAACGTATCCATCTGCCGCCCCGGCGATTATGAACGCTATATGGAAACGCAGGATTTCGACCATCTTGGCACCCGTTGCGAGATCAAGAACATGAATTCGATGCGCTTCATGCAGGCCGCGATTGACTTTGAGGCCCGCCGCCAGATTGCCATCCTTGAAGATGGCGGCACCGTCAGTCAGGAAACCCGCCTGTATGATCCGGACAAAAACGAAACCCGTTCAATGCGCAGCAAGGAAGAGGCGCATGATTACCGCTATTTCCCCTGCCCCGACCTGCTGCCACTGACCATCGAACAGGACTGGGTAGACGATATTGCCAAAACCCTGCCCGAACTGCCCGACGACAAAAAACTGCGCTTTATCAGCGAATTCGGCCTGTCCGACTATGATGCCTCGGTGCTGACCGCCGATGTGGCCAATGCCGCGTTCTTTGAGGACGTTGCCAAAGGGCGCGATGGTAAACTGGCCGCCAACTGGGTGATTAACGAATTGTTCGGCCGTCTGAAAAAGGACGAGAAAACCATCAAACACAGCCCTGTTTCCGCCGAACAACTGGGCGGGATCATTGCGCTGATCACCAAAGGCGACATAAGCGGAAAAATCGCCAAGGAACTGTTTGAAATTGTCTACACCGAAGGCGGCGATCCTGCCGAAATCGTTGAATCGCGCGGCATGAAACAGGTCACCGACATGGGCGCGATCGAAGCCGCGGTAGACGAGATCATGGCCGCAAACCCCGCACAGGTGGAAAAAGCCAAGGAAAACCCGAAACTGGCGGGCTGGTTTGTCGGTCAGGTGATGAAAGCCACCGGCGGCAAAGCCAACCCCAAAGCGGTGAACGAAATTATTGCGAAAAAACTGAACGGCTAG
- a CDS encoding transglycosylase SLT domain-containing protein: protein MMRLIPLVVSLFLPFSLAACNTDNVDTLEPEPVWFTMDDAALPAARWDHQPMGKLWTRTAIGDLVSGAGRPLVNMVPKDIDAWCPAYPDQDQIGRAAFWTGLLSAMSKHESTYNEQAVGGGGRWFGLVQISPATAKHYGCGATTGGALKNGLNNLQCAITIMAATVPRDGVVAAGGKGVAADWGPFHNAAKRADMRDWVSPQAYCQR, encoded by the coding sequence ATGATGCGTTTGATCCCTTTGGTTGTCTCTTTGTTTTTGCCTTTCTCGCTTGCGGCCTGCAACACCGATAACGTGGATACGCTGGAACCCGAACCGGTCTGGTTCACCATGGACGACGCGGCCCTGCCCGCAGCGCGGTGGGATCACCAACCGATGGGCAAACTGTGGACGCGTACCGCAATCGGGGATCTGGTGTCTGGCGCAGGGAGGCCGCTGGTCAATATGGTGCCTAAGGATATTGACGCATGGTGCCCTGCCTACCCCGATCAGGACCAAATCGGGCGTGCCGCGTTCTGGACAGGGTTGCTTTCGGCGATGTCCAAACACGAGAGCACCTATAACGAGCAGGCTGTCGGCGGGGGGGGGCGATGGTTTGGGCTGGTGCAGATTTCGCCGGCTACGGCCAAGCATTACGGCTGCGGGGCCACCACGGGTGGGGCGCTGAAAAATGGTCTTAACAATTTACAATGTGCGATCACGATCATGGCGGCGACCGTTCCCCGTGACGGGGTTGTGGCGGCCGGTGGCAAAGGGGTAGCGGCCGATTGGGGCCCGTTCCACAATGCTGCAAAACGGGCCGATATGCGGGATTGGGTGTCGCCGCAGGCTTATTGCCAGCGGTGA
- a CDS encoding ArsR/SmtB family transcription factor — protein MKPNKRQEKYAAFFQALSHRRRQMICDILLKQGPKGLTFSELQRQSGLQASTLSHHLWFMDRGGVLRRKQKGRETVLSVDFTFLRKLSSGYGERALVALSPA, from the coding sequence ATGAAGCCGAACAAAAGACAGGAAAAATACGCCGCCTTTTTTCAGGCCCTGTCCCACAGGCGTCGCCAGATGATTTGTGATATTTTGTTGAAACAGGGGCCCAAAGGGCTGACCTTTAGCGAACTGCAACGTCAAAGCGGGCTACAGGCCTCGACCCTGTCGCATCACCTGTGGTTCATGGATCGGGGCGGGGTATTGCGCCGCAAACAAAAAGGGCGCGAAACTGTATTGTCGGTTGATTTCACGTTCCTGCGCAAACTGTCCTCGGGGTATGGCGAACGGGCGCTGGTTGCCTTATCGCCCGCCTGA
- a CDS encoding SDR family oxidoreductase: protein MTDHLVVLITGGSAGIGAAVARMAAEHGYDVALTYRTDNAGAKAVAKDVQATGRRCEIYPCDVADPKQIDALFAAFDKDFNRLDALVNNAGIVDVKARVDEISHARLRRIFDVNVIGAFLVAGQAVRRMSTKFGGNGGVIVNMSSIAAKLGAGKQYVDYAATKGAIDTMTIGLAQEVADEGIRVVGIHPGIIDTEIHAKGGEPRRGKQLESWIPMKRMGTADEVAEATLWLMSDGASYITGSTLDVSGGR, encoded by the coding sequence ATGACGGATCATTTGGTTGTTCTGATCACCGGCGGCAGCGCCGGTATCGGTGCCGCAGTCGCACGGATGGCGGCAGAGCACGGGTATGACGTGGCGCTGACGTATCGCACGGACAACGCAGGGGCCAAGGCCGTGGCAAAGGATGTGCAGGCCACCGGACGACGTTGCGAAATCTATCCGTGCGATGTGGCCGACCCGAAACAGATCGACGCGCTGTTTGCAGCATTTGACAAGGATTTCAATAGGCTGGACGCGCTGGTTAACAACGCAGGCATTGTCGATGTCAAGGCACGGGTGGATGAAATCAGCCACGCCCGCCTACGCCGCATCTTTGATGTCAACGTGATCGGCGCTTTTCTGGTGGCCGGGCAAGCGGTGCGCCGGATGTCCACGAAATTCGGCGGCAACGGCGGGGTAATCGTCAACATGTCCTCAATCGCCGCCAAACTGGGCGCAGGCAAACAATATGTCGATTACGCCGCCACCAAGGGGGCAATTGACACAATGACCATCGGCTTGGCTCAGGAAGTGGCGGATGAGGGCATCCGCGTGGTCGGCATCCACCCGGGCATCATCGACACCGAAATCCACGCCAAGGGTGGCGAACCCAGGCGGGGAAAACAATTGGAAAGCTGGATCCCGATGAAGCGCATGGGAACGGCGGACGAGGTGGCCGAGGCAACATTGTGGCTGATGTCGGACGGGGCCTCCTATATCACCGGCAGCACGCTGGATGTGTCAGGCGGGCGATAA